The Arvicanthis niloticus isolate mArvNil1 chromosome 2, mArvNil1.pat.X, whole genome shotgun sequence genome includes a window with the following:
- the LOC117704641 gene encoding taste receptor type 2 member 134-like codes for MMLFSRTFIFMVIFCMQSLAALLQNGFMATVLGRKWLRSQRLPEGDMIVACLAASRFCLHGVAILNNFLAFAMLWTLKIYFYVLWDFINTVNFWFTTWLAIFYCVKISSFSHPIFFWIKWRISRSVPRLLLGSLIIGGLSAISSAIGNTIVFQMTARENYTVAHRMVAFYVFYFRCHAMLMWVIPLFLFLLSIISLMFSLYRHLEQMKYHRPRSRDYSTQAHTMALKSLAFFLIFYTSYVLFLMLHVSRIINAYDSWHWAWEVIIYMGISLHSTVLILSNHKLRKALKIKFPDLCLARSEEKGRG; via the coding sequence ATGATGCTTTTCTCACGTACATTCATCTTCATGGTCATCTTTTGTATGCAGTCTCTAGCTGCTTTGCTGCAAAATGGATTCATGGCCACTGTGCTGGGCAGGAAATGGCTACGGAGCCAGAGACTCCCTGAAGGTGACATGATTGTGGCTTGCCTCgctgcctccaggttctgtcTGCACGGAGTAGCCATCCTAAATAACTTCCTGGCTTTTGCTATGCTTTGGaccctaaagatttatttttatgttctctgGGACTTCATCAACACAGTCAATTTCTGGTTTACCACCTGGCTTGCCATCTTCTATTGTGTAAAGATCTCTTCATTCTCCCACCCCATCTTCTTCTGGATAAAATGGAGAATTTCTCGATCAGTGCCCAGATTATTGCTGGGATCCCTGATCATCGGTGGACTgtcagccatctcctcagccattGGAAACACAATTGTCTTTCAGATGACTGCCCGTGAAAACTACACAGTTGCTCATAGAATGGTGGCAttctatgtgttttattttcGCTGTCATGCAATGCTGATGTGGGTCATTccactctttctgtttctgctgtcCATCATCTCGCTCATGTTCTCACTGTACCGGCATCTGGAACAGATGAAGTACCACAGACCCAGGTCTCGTGATTACAGCACCCAGGCTCACACTATGGCTCTGAAGTCTCTtgccttcttcctcatcttctatACATCATATGTCCTGTTCCTTATGTTACATGTTTCACGAATCATAAATGCCTATGATTCCTGGCACTGGGCCTGGGAAGTGATTATCTACATGGGTATCTCACTGCATTCCACCGTTCTGATTCTAAGCAACCACAAGTTAAGAAAGGCTCTCAAGATAAAGTTCCCAGACCTTTGTCTTGCCAGATCAGAAGAAAAGGGCCGTGGTTAA